The sequence TTTCTATCTATCCACTTGTATGACACCCTCTCATTGCAGTTTCAGCCTTTCAGCAAAGTAGGACTAATCAATAAGGAAGCCTGATTCCTAACAAGTCTCACCAAGCCATAGCTCAACGTCAATATTTGTTACTCAAACTTGGATACAAATTAAAGGGCTTTATTGTCGTAGAACAGCATTCTCTCATAGGCAGGATGGGAGACCATGAAGTCAGCTGGAAAGGTCTTTGGCACCTGGATGCTGCCTGGGTGGTGATGGCTGATACCCAGTTTAATGGGGAATAGCCCACTGCTTCTCAGAGGTGAGGGCCTGTCCTCAGCTTCAGGCTGTTTCCCCATCGGCTGCCAAGGAGCACAGACAGTCCTTGCCAAAGAGCCCAGCAATGCAAGACAAATGTCCGTGGCTGCTGCTACTCTAGGAGAGAAGCGGCGGTTCTGATGAGAAGTGGTTTAGCTGCCTCCAAGATGTCCAGTTCGGGGTCCAGCGAACGGGCAAGCCCTTCCAAAACCATGATGGCAAAGACAACTGAGGCAAAATTACTCTCCAGCTTCACCTGAAAGCACACGTGCAAAGGTTATAATGGACTTGGGTGCCTTTGTGCTTTCCAAGCCCCTTTCGCTGAGGTGCCAGCCTGCGGTGGGTGTGGGCTGGGAGGGCGTCCATGTGCGTAGGCAGCTGGACTGCGACACAGGAGCTCACTCATTTCCCTTCAGTTTCAAATCAGCCTCGCTGCAATTCAGCAGAACTGAGGAGGGGAAGCTGATCATGTCAAAAGGAGATGTCCTAAGTCAGCCCAGTAGACAGTACTCTGCACTTCCATATAGGAGAGGATTTTTCCCTctatggaggagcaggagttAGGAGTGCTGCCCAGTGCCAACTCGGCTGTAGGAGCTTCCATGGACCTGGCAAGTACACACGCATGAAAAGGGGCAATGTGCACCCTCTCTCCACACTGTCATGGAGGGAGCCCCATGGAGCATGCTCCCTAGTTCACAGAAGCATTGTTATAGCTCAGCTGAATTCAATTaaacaagtgatttttttccGCTTTAAAGTAAGCGCCAGTACCTCCTGAGTAACCCCCTCACAAACCAGCGTGTAGAGCCCAGTGCACCTACGCAACCCTACAATAAATAAGCAATGCATGCAGGGAAAAAAGCAAATTGCTTTCATTTTACTTGTAGCagtaaggaaaaaataaatggagACACCAACACTGTCCTTTTAAGGTCTGACGTCAGTTCTGAAATGCAGGTTCttgagggccagatccaaagccccttgaaatAGATGGAAAAACCCTCACTGGCCTCAAAGACTTTAAGGCACTCGTTTCCAAGCATCGCAGGCAATACGGCATGCACGATCCCCCCGCACATTTCAGACACTCTCCCTCACCTATGCAATCCCAATGGTTCCCCCCTGCCCATCTTTCAGATGGCAAAGCCTGGCATAACTTTTAAAGAGAATGAAATGAACACCGAGAACCTCACCTTGTGCGTCATCAGTAACTTAAAGACACTGGAGAGCAGATTCGCCACTTGAAGCTGGGACGTAAAGATACAaagaaaaagttaactctgctgAACAGGAGACCATGAACACTACTACCAGCAGGAACGGGAGGGATTTACCAGAGTAAGCTATTGGCATATTATATGATCCGTGTAAAGTCGAAGAATATTAAGTGTCAGATTTTATTATTAGAGATATTGCTCAGACAACAATATGTGCTATGCTCCATTGACAGCCTTATCCATCAGGATGTTGGTAAATATTCAGAGGGCATCAGCTGAGACTCACCAATATCTATGGCTCTCTCAACCCTCCAGCCCAGGAAGAAGGTAAGAGGGTTGAGGAGACACAACAATCGGTCCCTGCTTTGCTCTGCAGCCTCACTGGTGGAGCACTACTATTGGTTTCAAAGGGAGTCCCAGCAGGATTTAGCCAGAAGGATAAAGGCTACAACTCCTTGGATTAAAAACAGTCAACACTATTTTGAGTtagaaggaaataaaaaagagTTAGGGGCCTTGATGGAGTTTTTCTCCAGCTGTGAGAATAAAGAATCGTAAAGAATTGGTAACACTGACAAGAGAGATGGCTGATGTGTAAGCGTCTGGTCTTTCAATCTGGGCCCATTTAAAAGCCTGGGTGTACTCAATAAGAGATAGTGTCCTGGGCTGGGTACCATATTTAGTCTGCTCACCTTTCCCAGTGCTACAGTGTTCGTCCTGGCCTTGGTCACTAGCTCTGCCATTTCAACTTTGAATCTCTCTATGTCCTTGCACTGGTTAGCTCTGGCGTGATGAAGGATCAATTCTGCCACTCTCTCCCCCTGTGAAACAAGTAGGAAGAGATGTGTCTATAAGAATCCCACACCATGGTAACACCACCAGATCTGTAATGCAGCTGCGCACAGTACCCTCACTCTCAGGCTTCCAATGGCACCTATAGTAATTAAATTTCTTTTTGACCAGAGGGGGCGCTCTCAGGGGCCAGCCTACCCTCCTCAGGAGTTTGAGGGCAGACAGAGActgacagagagaggggaagtggtTCTGGGGGGACAGTCACTATGTGGGAAGACCTAAAGCCCCTGTTCCTTTTAGGGCCAGAGACTAGAAGCCTTCTAGTGTTGGGCAGCGCAGAACTCCCTGCTCTCTCAGCCAATCAGGACAAgttctgggaaggagggctgcatATAATATGCCTCTTCCCTCATAATAGGGGAGACAGTGGTAAGAAGAGCACTGATAGCTAACTGCTCCCATGTCAGGGTGACTGAAACAAAACCCTCTGCCTCCAAAAATGGAGGGAACACTGGGaatccccaccccagcagagATGCCTGGCGAGAAAGGGACATTTTGGTGTGAAGGGTTTTTCAAGTTTTGTTTATATGAGAGGCTTCCAAGCCAGTGTGGGTGGAACTAATTTAGAGGGCCAGCTGGGAGATGCTAGCTCAGGGATGCAGCCTACTACACATACCCTGGGGGCTGGCTGGCCCATGGAAATAGTGACAGGACCTTCTGTAAAAGCCATTCATCTGTAGGCCGAGCTAGTTCAAAGCCAGCTTGTGTTTCTAGTGACTGGAAGTAGTTTCACTTCAGTGGCTGTGTGAGATGAGTCTGGTCTCAGAACAGTTCCTGACAGACAactatttactgcatgctggcAGTCTCAGAcaagaggccaaagactgaatgggtGTGAAGATAAAACTACATCCTCTTGCAGTGAGGTGGACCCTCCAGCTCAAGAATGAAATGCAGCAAGAGGGTTGTGGAAGTGCTGATGTGTGGGTTGTACCTGTTCTGGCACTCGCTTGGGGAACGGTTGTATAATGTACTGCTGACAACTGAAATGACTGAAGAATTCCAGatgtctcccttcccccaaatccaGAGCCGTCAGCACCCATCTGGAGCAGGCCTCACCTGTCCCTGTACCACAGCTGTGAAGACTGCCTTGAAGTTCTGAAGgtcagctccctgcagctctgccacAATCCCTGCATCCAGCAGCATCAGACGGAGCGGGCAGGGGGACAGCTGCACTTCCACGATCAGCGTGTCACACATGTCCACAATGGCGGTCTGATTCTTGTGGCCAGCGCTGAAATGCGCGGTGCCCTGGACCAAGATGTTCCCAGGGTGCAGGTCAGCGTGGACAAAATTATCAACGAACACCTGGAGGGGGtgatatttataataataaaaaggacAAAGGTAACTGGAGTAAAATCTTCCACGGTGTGAGACCTGCATCCAAAACCTGAGTAGATGGTAAATGGCATAAGTGGGGTGGTTTCAGTCCTGTCCCCCCATGATCTCTTTgccacatcacaaaaccaataCACACGGATACAGTTAGTAGCTTCTGCTCAGCAGTGGCCCAATGCTGAAACAGCAGGAGATGCTGTAGGCAAAAATCAGGGTGCATCGGCAAAGCTGCATGTAGCGAAAATGAAGATTTACTATGAGTCCAAGATAGTTCTGGGGAATCACAGACCAGGAACAGCATTAGTGTCTGAAAATAAGCCATAACTGGACAGAACTCTGGCTTCTCATTGCCAGTACCCATTCAGAATCCAGCATTCACTCTGGCCATGACTGAGTAACTGAATAGTTACAGGTTGCAAAGCCCGTGCTGGGCGAACCACCTTCAACTCAACAGAAAAATGAGGGTAAGTTGCATTGCTCACAAGAGCTGGccagatttattttctttgttccaTGCTCAATATTATATTTCACCTACCTGTAAATTGGTAGCAGCAGATGCTTTGACAAATGGAATTAGAAGGTTAGCTTGTTTCCCTGGGGCTTTTATAAGTCCTGTAGCCTCCGCCGAGATGATACTTAAAACTTACATTGTGCTTTACGTCTCCAAAGCTATgtgtttaatattaaattaaatacagtTCTATGGCTTCCCAAAGCAATAcacctgcgtgtgtgtgtgtgtatatatatatacacacacacacgtattaggctaactgatttattttaacaACGGGAAGGCATCCTCCTCTTCAGTTCAACTCTAACACCACAGCCCAGACTCTTACCATCTTTAGGAGCATGTCTATGCCCATCTTGGCTAGTCTCTTCTTGAGCTCCGAGGAAATGTCCATGTGCAGATACTGGGATATGGGCTGACTCTCCTTAAACAAAGACAGAATGGGAGTCAGACAGATCCTATAGATCCCTATGTCTTAATCCCCCACCACCCGCATTCCAGGGTCATGGTCTCTCCTGTCCTTGGCAGGACAATGAAGATGCCGCAAAGGGGGCTAGGTTAATACAGGCTGAATTTGCTGTGGCTGATTAAGCCAGAGAAGCAAAGGTTTGGGACTGGGAGGTGATTGGCTAAGTGGGTGTGAAACAGGCTATGAGGGATTTTGGGGGTAAGAGATACTAAAGAAAACATATAGGTAGAATTGACACACAGAGTGGAGCTGAAAGAACAGCTTTGGGAGCGGATTCAAAGCTGGCCCACGATGAAGATGAACCAACAAACCCAACTATATCCCTTTATTGGACCAGATCAGGTTAGATTCTTGAACTATTCACCCAACCGTAAGCCAGAAAAGGAGAACTGGAGTGTTTTACGGGCAGAAAACACAAACAGAAACACAAGATTGCTAGAGAACAGTTCTGGTTTCCTTTTAGCACCCAGGGTCTTGTGCCCTTTCCTACACAGGGTCTTGTGCCCTTTCCTACACAGAGTTGAGACTACATTTCTCACCCTTATTTCAGGGAAAGTGACCTTGAAAAGAAGAGTGAGAAAGGAAAGAGTGAAGGAAGGACCCAGACACATTTTAGCCAATAGCAGAGAGACGCACTCTCCTACCACTCATCTTTCCCTCCCTAGGCCACCTCTAGGAAAGGGCTTTGTGTTGAGGTTAAGATCAACCATTGAGTGTAAACCTCTAGCACCCCCATTCTTCTCATGGCCGCTGTAGCTCTTACCTCAAATGTTTCCACCAGGATATTTCTCGTTACAAAGGGGTGAAGTGGAGTTGGGAACTTAACAAAATCCACATCCAGGAAATTTTTCTGGAAGCACTCCAGGTTTCTGGCTTCATAGCGTAGGTCAAGCTAGAGGGATGAAGAGAAAGGGGAGACTGAGTGGTACAGGGGTGCAGAACTAGGAGGACAGGAAGCCTGGAGGGTCCTGCCTGAGCTACCACCACACTGCCTCACATTCAATCCCAACGGTGCTCAGCCAACTCCACCAGAAAACTGGTTAAAAAGCAAGAAcctcaatggaaaaaaaaaaaaagagatggtgTTTCTTAGCACAGCTTTCCTAGTGGAAATATTACAAAATGAGGCACCCCAGGAGTAGGCATCTTAGAACTACTTCAATTAGATAGAAAAAAGTGACAAATATTCCTATTTATGATCTGTATTACAGTCGTGCAGGGTCACAACCAAGATGGGGACCCATTgcgttaggtgctgtacatacacataagtGACATTCCTTGCCCCAGAAAGAGTGTACAATCTAACTAGACCTGCCAAAGGGCAGGAGAAAGGAAGTGTTATCCTCATGTTACAGACAGAGAACTCAGGCAGGAAGAAATTAGAAgcgtcttgcccaaggtcacccaggcagTCTGCAGCAGAGttccaatccagtgccttaagCACAAGACCATGCTTCCTCTCTAAGTCACACTCCTTCATACCCCCAAAATATATTTCTTAGCTCTCAGTGGCTGTTTGAGGAAGCAGAAGGGTGACCGCCCCTCCATAATTTGGAAATGATGACTATCCTGTGAGTATTATTATCTCCCTAAAAGAGAAATGAAAGGAAACGAGGGCAGGCTTCTCAGATACCGATCCTGTCCTGACTCTTCTCACAGTTTGTACCCTAGGCAAAAGGCCTGGCTGCCTGACCAAGGAGGTACTAAACACCCTGGGGCTGAAGACATCCCTGGTGTAATTACTGATGTCACTACTGTGCACCAGAATGCAGTGATGCTGCACAAGATGCCAGATTCTCTTCTTAATTTCTGGTAATAATGGGTAGGTGGATGTATGACAAAGGGAGGAAGCAACCGTGCTTCAGTATATGCAGAGTATGGAATTATGCCCACCTGTTGAGTCATGAGCTTCTCAAACTCCTCCACTATTTCAGTCAGACTTAGCCACTTGAGCCCCGGGAAAAGCCCAATGATCTTGCTCCCCATCTTCATCAGAAGCAGATCTATCTGGACCTGGTGGACTAGTCCAGGATGCAGGACCTGCGCGAGAAACAACAGTAGGCAGATCATCTCCCATGGGCATGATGCCGACACTGTAGGGAAGCCAGTCCATTCAGTTTAGTAAGCTAAGTAAGTAAGTAAGCTCCTGAATAGTCACAAGCCAGGCTGTAATGGAAATACCCTTTCGACTAAAAAGGGGCTGCTGTTAGCTCTGTCAAcaatgcacatttcccagggatCCATGCTTCAAAATGTGACTCAAGGAAGTCTTTATAATACTTTTTAAACTACTCACATTTATTCAGTTTAGAGCCTACAATGTTACCAAAACTAATTTACAACAGCTTTCCCCATCCTCCCTTCATCTGCAGCATACTATCTATTGGTATTCAGCGGTGGGGGGGCCTGAACAGAGTATTTATTTTATGGTTAAAAAGAAGCAGAGAAGAGCTGGAGAATTTACTTAAGACCAAAAGTGAAGTCTAGCTCAGtacacagttttaaaataaatggggCCTTAATGGTCATGTCTAGTGCCCACATGGCAGTCAACAGGGCATGACTGGAGTGTCTGTATTTTGGAGAGTCCCAGACATGCAACAGCAAGGGCTGTTGAGGATCAGGTTTGAGGATCATTAGTAGCATTTTGTGACAAGCAGTACCACAGGCTCCAAATGAAGAATACTGGGAAAAAACTGCAGGGGCAGAAAGGTTAAgcagcacccctcctgcactgcatTTAGTCCTCGCCACATCTATTAATTTTTCATGAGAACTAAATTCTCCATCAGATTCACTCAGCAATCTCTAATTCCAGTCATCCGCCAACAATCTATATTACTTACTTTAATGGCTACAGGAATAAGATGGTCCATCTCATCTAAACCGTCAACAGATGATGTGTTTGTAGTTAGCTGAGATCCAGACATCTGCTTCTCAGAGGCAGCATTTCTATTAATACCTTCATTGGAACGTTCTTCCTGAAGTGACTGGTCTGCACTGCCGTCTTCCAAAATCTCTCCAGCCTTCCATTTCCAGGGCCACCTGAAGAGGCCCTTAAGACCAGACACCTCCCAGGCTTCAAAAGCAGATTCTGTTTCAGAGTTCTTCACTCGTTCCTTGAACTGGGGGTCCTCAATAGTAGTGGCATCAGCATAAGCTTTATATACCTGGGCAACACAGCCCGAGCCAATGGGTTCCTTGCTTTTAAACTTGAGGACTCTCTTCCAGTCTTCCCCAAATGCTCTCCTGAGGAAGTGTTTGGTGCAACCCCAGGGATGAGGGGTCACCTTGACATGAAGCTTGGAAAACTTAATACAGAACTCTTCAGAGAAGAGATCTCTCCTGGTGCATGCCCACTGGCCCAGCTTGATATAAGTGGGACCCGAGGACTCCGTGGCCTTGAGCAGAAGATGGAGCCAGAGGGCTGAAAAACCTGAAGACAGGTAGGTCAAGGGATAAAGCAGAAGCAAAGGGCCAAACTTCAACAAGAGAACACAAGCCCGGAGTCCCAGGCGAAGGGCAAAGCCAAGATGCCAGAAGAATCCAGCTGAAGGTTGTTTATTTTTGGCAGGTTCTGGAAATACGGATGCACATTCGTTTGATACTTCCTGGCATCTCACAACAGACACCTTCGTGATCCCCCAGCACACTAAGGTGATCTTAGCCAAGGCTTGAGTTTTGATCAAGCTGTGTTTATCACTAGATGGGGAGTTGCCAAATTTATTACCCCATCTTATCCAAACCAGGTTTTTCCTTACATTGAGGGGCCTTAAACTGAAAAGGTAAATCCTAGCAGCGCAGCCCCAGGCAAACATAATCCTGGAGGTCAAAAATGACAGAGAAAGTTGTGTATCTATTGGCGGACAGTTCAGCCCAAATGGAGAACAGCAGCAGCCAAATCAAACATTTGTCATTTTTCGTTTTGCTTCCGTGTTGGTGAAAAacgggagaaaaaagaaaaaaaaaaaaaagcacccgAGGTGATGCTCAGAAACTGGATTTACAAGGCTTGGTTTTGTTTGTTACACCaaagtgcaaaaagaaaaaaaaacacacctccgCGAGTCTGTACCTGTCAGCACCAGCATCTGCTGTTGGGAGACCAAAGGCTGGGTTTGGGCTGACTTGCTCCCCCCCATGGGTGAGTAGagttctccccccgcccccccgcgagAATCAGGTCAACAGTCTCTGTTCTTACGTCAGAGCGCAACCTCCCCCAGGCCCGGCCCGGCTCTGCTGGACGCGAGCCTCTGCATCCCCCTCACAGCCAACCCGCTCGCCCCTTCACCTTCCCCGTCTCGCCGGTTTCCCTGCCGCCCCAGCGACCGCTTCATTCGGACCCAGCGTCCCGCCGGGGAGCGGAGGGGCAAAGCCGGGGGGTGAACAGCGGCGCCTCCCCGCCGCGGAGCCAAAGCACGCGGGGGGCTGGTGGGCGCGGCAGAGCCCCCGGGCCGCGCCGATCTGCTCCCGTCTCCACGCCGCGGCGCGCGGGGCGAAGCGAGCGGGCTACACGACGTTCCGAGCCCGCGGACTTCCGCGCGCCGCCATGGCCCCGCCCCTTAAAGAGACAGCGGCCGGCGCTGGGCGCTGCAGGGCGGGGGGCGGAGCCCGTCCCTGCCGCCCTTACGGGGCTTGCAGAGAGCGCGCTTTCCCCCGCGGCTCGCGGGTACCAGGCGCCCACAGGGCCGGTGCTTCGCAAGCTTCTAGAGCAGGGTGTCTTTTTGTGTAAGAACTGGCTAGTACCTTCCAGCTGGCCCCGTTATCCACTGGCCAGCCCGTTCGGCCCTTCCTCGGCTGGCAGCAAATTCTGTCTTTTCAGGACAGTTATTCATTTaggacatatttcagagtagcagccgtgttagtctgtattcgcaaaaagaaaaggaggacttgtggcaccttagagactcaccaatttatctgagcatgagctttggtgggctacagctcactgcgtccctccaatgaagtgagctgtagctcaccaaagctcatgctcagataaattggtgagtctctaaggtgccacaagtcctccttttcttttaggacaTAGTCTTGTTTAGACATGGGGTGGGCCGTACATTTGTATCTCCCGCCCTGCTATTCATTGTAGTGTTGTTCACTACTGCCTTTCAAGATTTGTTTCAAGTTTCAGTCCTTACAAGCTCTTGTGGGCCTCCGTTATTATCAATATAACTTGGTCCTAACCTTCCTGGCCAGGTCGCACTTAACCTGTGCCGTGTACAATGGAGTCAATCCCTGAAGTTATTAAAATGATGTTTTTGTTCTGCTCGGTCGCTGTTTGGGGAGTCCGCTGAAAGGTGTTCTACTTCCTGGTAAATTACATTTTCCATCCCTTGATAATTTCGGCAGGTAGAGCCTCTGGCAGGGGGGGAAATTAGTCTGTTTCCAGGGCTCGCCTAGTTTGGGATAGAGACATCTCATCTGTCAGAGTAAGGCTGTTTTGCAGGCAAAAACGATTATGGCTTTTCCCAGCATCGCCTTCTAGTagtagaaaataatattttaagttGATTTTTAGTCTAAATCTTGAGattttggttttaattctctGCTCTGTGACTTCTGAGTTAGATATTTGATTTTGTTCTTTAATCTTGTTTTAACTTTTGGGATATTTCTCTTGTTTGTTTTCATCTTGTTACTAGAAGGAGAGTATGTAAAAGCACAGTAGCTCCTTTCCCTGCAGGAGAAACTACATGTGAGTCGGGCAAATGACAGATTTTGTAGTTccttggcaattttgaaaattcagGGGAAAGTTTTATTTGAGGTtagaactgaaaacaaaaattttctAGAATTTTTGGTCAATTGAAAAGGGAAGAAATCATTTGGGGttgaagaaaacattttcttcagacaaaatcaaaatgttttgttttcatcctAACCattttaaacctttaaaaaaactaaaggaaattttgaaatcatttcaaaccaaaacttgaaatgtttcatttttaaaatatctcaaaacaaaatttcaatttttttctgaatttttttaacaacaaacaattcagcaaaatcaGCTTGAATTAGCAAAATAGCTTGGGTGTTGTCAAATCTGCATTCCTCactgaaaaaaagtttcagctgaaaaggTTCACCTACCTCTACTCTATATGAATTTATTCTTTGCTATGCCCAAGTATGAAAGAGGTTGATCGAGGTTTATGTCAAGGAAAGAAACAGTCTTTTTGATTAATAAATGAGGATTTGATAACATGCCTCTAGCTTTATAATACATGGGGATATGGTGAGAGATCTTGTTCATAAAATTCTGAATTGTTACTGGCAATGGTGGAAGACATTGGCCATAGTATTTATTCCTTTTAAAAGACAAGTTATTGTATTGTGTACTTATAGCTCTGATCGCAACAGCTCAAGGCTTTTCATATGGGTAGAAAAGCTAAAATCATCTAACGTTTATTTAAACAAAGTCACCACCCTCATAAAGAAGCAGAAATACCACACTGTTGGAATCTCTAATCTAATATAGATTGGAGTGATTACAGACACACTGTGATATTTAATTCTGTTCCGAAAATATTGAAAGAGAGGGAGATAACTGGAAATGCCTAGGAGCAATGAATGGACATGAAGGTTAGTTGATTTAAGTGACAAAACAGGTTTTACATATGTGTGTGTTGGTGATGATACGGGGGTGCTCTGGAGTGAATGTAACAAGTGCAGGAGCATTTGCTGTGTTTCAGTTAAGCAGATGGATAGCTCAGATGAAAGCAGGACAgggactcatagactttaagatcagaagggaccatcatgatcatctagtctgacctcctgcacattgcaggccacagaacctcacccacccactcctgtaataggcccataacctctgagttactgaagtctgcaaatcatgatttaaagacttcacgttacagagaatccaccaatCTGTTTGCTTTCAGGAGCAACTGATTCCACATTTTGGTGTAAATGCCTCTGGTTTAATGTAGGAAAGAGAATCTAGGCTTATGTTTAATAAATATAGGAAAAGGTCCAGGCATTGAAAAGAAAATGACGTGAAGAAAACCACAAGTCGTATGTCTCTGCGGTTGGTAAAGTACAGGACAATGTATCCTTTTTCAACGGTTGCAGAACTGTGTATTAAATATTAGTGAGCTGGGCTGTACTGAGTCTTTGGGGGAATTCTCCAGGAAAATGCTTGGGATCTCGGCTACTCTCATACGATTGAAAAAACTGTGTATTGACTTAGCTCCCCAACCCAGTAATATTAGAGCCTTGCGCACAGTTCCTGTCTGCTCACTGTGGTCTGGAACCAAACCCCTTCAAACTGAATgcccttctctcccacccccactcggAGGGAGTTGGGAATCTGGTCTGGGTCTGAACTTGGTGGTCTCCAGGACCATTTCTGATTCGTTTATTTGCTTTTAATCTCTTGCCCCTGACACATCATTATCCacagggagcaggactggggtTTCTCTGCCTTACCAAAGGGAAGggaaggccaacattttcaaacttgagtgcctgAAGTTAGATACCGACATCCATACCGAAGGACCTAAATAGAAGTGTCTCAGTTTTTAGAGGCGCTAGCTCCCAGCCAAAAACATCCACTGGTAtcagtgagagctgcaggtgctcagtacaCTTGAAATTGCAAACCCATGAGTTGTGGGCAGCAGACACACTATCAAATAAATCACACCTGGaactgcagaggctggaggagaaACCCTCCTCCCTCAGCTCCAAAACCCCAGAGCTTTAGCCAGCAGGTCTTTTGTTCTGTGGCCCAGCCACTATCGCGTGACTGCTCTCTCGGTACGTTGCGTTAGAATTTCAGTGAGCCTTTACAATCCTCACTAGATCTCAGCAATTTGTTTCAGCAAATAGTAAATttgttgaaaaatgcatttttttaaagcactgaaactaTTGGCAAATTCAGGTTGAATTTGGTGAATAGTTGTGCGTggaaaaaattaggaaatgtcaaGATGTTTTTGAAAGGAATCATTTCCACATTTTGTTTCACATTGAcagttcattttgaaaatgtcatttgaAACATTATgttcaacccccctcccccccattatttttatttctgtattgaaaaaCTGGGGGGAAATCAGTCCATTTGAAATGGacccatttttaattt is a genomic window of Lepidochelys kempii isolate rLepKem1 chromosome 1, rLepKem1.hap2, whole genome shotgun sequence containing:
- the ADCK2 gene encoding uncharacterized aarF domain-containing protein kinase 2 isoform X2; the protein is MFAWGCAARIYLFSLRPLNVRKNLVWIRWGNKFGNSPSSDKHSLIKTQALAKITLVCWGITKVSVVRCQEVSNECASVFPEPAKNKQPSAGFFWHLGFALRLGLRACVLLLKFGPLLLLYPLTYLSSGFSALWLHLLLKATESSGPTYIKLGQWACTRRDLFSEEFCIKFSKLHVKVTPHPWGCTKHFLRRAFGEDWKRVLKFKSKEPIGSGCVAQVYKAYADATTIEDPQFKERVKNSETESAFEAWEVSGLKGLFRWPWKWKAGEILEDGSADQSLQEERSNEGINRNAASEKQMSGSQLTTNTSSVDGLDEMDHLIPVAIKVLHPGLVHQVQIDLLLMKMGSKIIGLFPGLKWLSLTEIVEEFEKLMTQQLDLRYEARNLECFQKNFLDVDFVKFPTPLHPFVTRNILVETFEESQPISQYLHMDISSELKKRLAKMGIDMLLKMVFVDNFVHADLHPGNILVQGTAHFSAGHKNQTAIVDMCDTLIVEVQLSPCPLRLMLLDAGIVAELQGADLQNFKAVFTAVVQGQGERVAELILHHARANQCKDIERFKVEMAELVTKARTNTVALGKLQVANLLSSVFKLLMTHKGLWIWPSRTCISELTSDLKRTVLVSPFIFSLLLQVK
- the ADCK2 gene encoding uncharacterized aarF domain-containing protein kinase 2 isoform X3 gives rise to the protein MKRSLGRQGNRRDGEGFSALWLHLLLKATESSGPTYIKLGQWACTRRDLFSEEFCIKFSKLHVKVTPHPWGCTKHFLRRAFGEDWKRVLKFKSKEPIGSGCVAQVYKAYADATTIEDPQFKERVKNSETESAFEAWEVSGLKGLFRWPWKWKAGEILEDGSADQSLQEERSNEGINRNAASEKQMSGSQLTTNTSSVDGLDEMDHLIPVAIKVLHPGLVHQVQIDLLLMKMGSKIIGLFPGLKWLSLTEIVEEFEKLMTQQLDLRYEARNLECFQKNFLDVDFVKFPTPLHPFVTRNILVETFEESQPISQYLHMDISSELKKRLAKMGIDMLLKMVFVDNFVHADLHPGNILVQGTAHFSAGHKNQTAIVDMCDTLIVEVQLSPCPLRLMLLDAGIVAELQGADLQNFKAVFTAVVQGQGERVAELILHHARANQCKDIERFKVEMAELVTKARTNTVALGKLQVANLLSSVFKLLMTHKVKLESNFASVVFAIMVLEGLARSLDPELDILEAAKPLLIRTAASLLE
- the ADCK2 gene encoding uncharacterized aarF domain-containing protein kinase 2 isoform X1, whose amino-acid sequence is MFAWGCAARIYLFSLRPLNVRKNLVWIRWGNKFGNSPSSDKHSLIKTQALAKITLVCWGITKVSVVRCQEVSNECASVFPEPAKNKQPSAGFFWHLGFALRLGLRACVLLLKFGPLLLLYPLTYLSSGFSALWLHLLLKATESSGPTYIKLGQWACTRRDLFSEEFCIKFSKLHVKVTPHPWGCTKHFLRRAFGEDWKRVLKFKSKEPIGSGCVAQVYKAYADATTIEDPQFKERVKNSETESAFEAWEVSGLKGLFRWPWKWKAGEILEDGSADQSLQEERSNEGINRNAASEKQMSGSQLTTNTSSVDGLDEMDHLIPVAIKVLHPGLVHQVQIDLLLMKMGSKIIGLFPGLKWLSLTEIVEEFEKLMTQQLDLRYEARNLECFQKNFLDVDFVKFPTPLHPFVTRNILVETFEESQPISQYLHMDISSELKKRLAKMGIDMLLKMVFVDNFVHADLHPGNILVQGTAHFSAGHKNQTAIVDMCDTLIVEVQLSPCPLRLMLLDAGIVAELQGADLQNFKAVFTAVVQGQGERVAELILHHARANQCKDIERFKVEMAELVTKARTNTVALGKLQVANLLSSVFKLLMTHKVKLESNFASVVFAIMVLEGLARSLDPELDILEAAKPLLIRTAASLLE